A region of Streptomyces cinnamoneus DNA encodes the following proteins:
- a CDS encoding extracellular solute-binding protein, translating into MRRGISVAAVVGVLALTATACGGGGDSGNDGSKAAEDPGSVSGTITWWDTSDATNEAPAFKKLVKDFEAKYPKIKVDYVNVPFDQAQQKFKTAASTGKGAPDVLRSDVGWTPGFAQLGYLKDLTGTPALDKSEDFLEGPLKNAAYQGKTYGVPQVTDTLGLLYNKELFQKAGLDKAPATWQEVKDAALKIKEKTGADGIGLSPDSYYSLPFLYGENSDMVDAAKKKITISSAASLKGVETAVDLVKSGAAPKPAGTDGYNALKTDFKNGKLGMLIDGPWATKEIFGGDAYKSRENLGIAPIPAGSTGTAGAPVGGHNLVLYAGSKNFDASYLFARFMTESAQQESVSNAVGVLPTRKSAYSQTVLADPVRSAFHDALAKAHPRVPIPQGGDLFTEWLQHYTKILTLKEDPKAGVDATAKAWQSALLKDYGVEE; encoded by the coding sequence ATGCGAAGAGGCATATCGGTCGCCGCCGTCGTCGGCGTGCTGGCCCTGACCGCGACCGCGTGCGGCGGTGGCGGCGACAGCGGGAACGACGGTTCCAAGGCGGCCGAGGACCCGGGCAGCGTCAGCGGGACCATCACCTGGTGGGACACCTCCGACGCCACCAACGAGGCGCCGGCGTTCAAGAAGCTGGTCAAGGACTTCGAGGCGAAGTACCCGAAGATCAAGGTCGACTACGTCAACGTCCCCTTCGACCAGGCGCAGCAGAAGTTCAAGACCGCCGCCTCCACCGGCAAGGGCGCCCCCGACGTCCTGCGCTCCGACGTCGGCTGGACCCCCGGCTTCGCCCAGCTCGGATACCTCAAGGACCTCACCGGCACCCCCGCCCTCGACAAGTCCGAGGACTTCCTGGAGGGGCCGCTGAAGAACGCGGCGTACCAGGGCAAGACCTACGGCGTCCCGCAGGTCACCGACACCCTCGGCCTCCTCTACAACAAGGAGCTGTTCCAGAAGGCGGGCCTCGACAAGGCCCCGGCCACCTGGCAGGAGGTGAAGGACGCCGCCCTGAAGATCAAGGAGAAGACGGGCGCCGACGGCATCGGCCTCAGCCCCGACAGCTACTACTCCCTGCCCTTCCTCTACGGCGAGAACAGCGACATGGTCGACGCCGCGAAGAAGAAGATCACGATCTCCAGCGCCGCCTCCCTCAAGGGCGTCGAGACCGCCGTCGACCTCGTCAAGTCCGGCGCCGCCCCCAAGCCGGCCGGCACCGACGGCTACAACGCCCTCAAGACGGACTTCAAGAACGGCAAGCTGGGCATGCTGATCGACGGCCCCTGGGCGACCAAGGAGATCTTCGGCGGCGACGCCTACAAGTCCCGCGAGAACCTGGGCATCGCACCGATCCCGGCCGGTTCCACCGGCACCGCGGGCGCCCCGGTGGGCGGCCACAACCTCGTCCTCTACGCGGGCTCGAAGAACTTCGACGCCTCCTACCTCTTCGCCCGGTTCATGACCGAGAGCGCGCAGCAGGAGAGCGTCTCCAACGCCGTCGGCGTGCTGCCGACCCGCAAGTCGGCCTACTCGCAGACCGTCCTGGCCGACCCGGTGCGCAGCGCCTTCCACGACGCGCTGGCCAAGGCGCACCCGCGGGTGCCGATCCCGCAGGGCGGCGACCTGTTCACCGAGTGGCTCCAGCACTACACCAAGATCCTCACGCTGAAGGAAGACCCCAAGGCGGGTGTGGACGCCACGGCCAAG